In a genomic window of Flavobacterium lipolyticum:
- a CDS encoding glyceraldehyde-3-phosphate dehydrogenase: MSKKSLYQKEVSLQVDRRRAGVELIKIISDLWYDKSIEMVLFKNQLLDQNVSDIINLHQYAGEFVGKPITIFDSVEIARVILSLDLPPAKLDLGKLTYEYRLEDEKYPDARYFVIDKLKEAKSSEEIQPKDVVLYGFGRIGRLLARELMSKTGKGNQLRLRAIVTRDKNDASTLEKRASLLRYDSIHGDFQGSVTADPKNNALIINGTTVHIITANSPEEIDYTLYGINEALVIDNTGAFTTEEALRRHLTSKGASKVLLTAPGKGVPNIVHGVNHNEYNPDEIDIFSAASCTTNAITPVLKAVEDTLGVVKGHLETIHAYTNDQNLVDNMHKKYRRGRAAALNMVITETGAGSAVAKALPSLEGKLTSNAIRVPVPNGSLVVLNLEVKKATSIPAINKIMKKYALEGELVEQIKYSLNNELVSSDIVGTSAPSIYDSNATIVSKDGKNIVLYIWYDNEYGYSHQVIRLAKYIAKVRRFTYY; encoded by the coding sequence ATGAGCAAAAAATCTTTGTACCAAAAAGAGGTATCATTACAAGTCGACCGAAGAAGAGCTGGTGTCGAATTAATTAAAATCATAAGCGATTTATGGTATGACAAATCCATTGAAATGGTTCTTTTCAAAAACCAATTACTGGATCAAAATGTCAGCGATATTATCAATTTGCATCAATATGCAGGTGAATTTGTAGGCAAGCCAATCACCATTTTTGATTCAGTGGAAATCGCGAGAGTTATTTTATCTTTAGATCTTCCACCTGCAAAATTAGATCTGGGAAAACTAACTTACGAATATCGTTTAGAAGATGAAAAATATCCTGATGCGCGATATTTTGTAATCGATAAATTGAAAGAAGCAAAATCTTCAGAAGAAATTCAGCCAAAAGATGTTGTTTTATATGGTTTTGGAAGAATTGGCCGTTTATTAGCGAGAGAATTAATGTCTAAAACCGGTAAAGGAAATCAATTGCGACTGAGAGCGATTGTTACCAGAGACAAAAATGACGCTTCGACATTAGAGAAAAGAGCTTCTCTTTTAAGATACGATTCAATACATGGAGATTTTCAGGGGTCTGTTACTGCCGATCCAAAGAACAATGCATTAATTATCAACGGAACCACTGTTCATATCATTACAGCAAATTCACCGGAAGAAATAGATTATACTTTATACGGAATCAATGAGGCTTTAGTAATTGACAATACCGGAGCTTTTACAACAGAAGAAGCTCTAAGAAGACACTTAACTTCTAAAGGAGCCAGTAAAGTTCTATTGACTGCACCTGGAAAAGGAGTTCCAAATATCGTTCACGGAGTAAACCACAACGAGTACAATCCTGACGAAATTGATATTTTCTCTGCTGCATCCTGCACGACAAATGCTATCACACCAGTATTAAAAGCTGTTGAAGATACTTTAGGAGTAGTAAAAGGACACTTAGAAACCATCCATGCCTATACAAACGACCAGAATTTGGTTGATAATATGCATAAAAAATACCGTCGTGGAAGAGCAGCAGCTTTAAACATGGTCATTACCGAAACTGGTGCAGGAAGTGCCGTTGCAAAAGCATTGCCATCATTAGAAGGAAAATTAACCTCTAATGCCATCAGAGTTCCAGTTCCAAACGGTTCATTGGTCGTTTTAAACTTAGAAGTTAAAAAAGCAACTTCGATCCCGGCTATCAACAAGATCATGAAGAAATACGCTTTGGAAGGTGAATTGGTGGAGCAAATCAAATATTCACTGAACAACGAATTGGTTTCATCTGACATTGTAGGAACTTCAGCTCCTTCAATCTATGACAGTAACGCTACAATTGTTTCTAAAGATGGTAAAAACATTGTATTATACATTTGGTACGATAACGAATACGGCTACAGCCACCAGGTAATTCGTCTGGCGAAATACATTGCCAAAGTAAGACGTTTTACTTATTACTAG
- a CDS encoding Lrp/AsnC family transcriptional regulator — protein sequence MALDEIDKKILRLLQENAHYTLKDIANKINLSLTPVHDRVKRLEKEGVIEKYVSILNKKKLGNNLTVYCQVTLTKQTYDTSEGFNQSILNLPEVVECNYVSGNFDYMLKVVIPDMESFHHFHQKKLAVLPEVSLINTVFVISEVKSTTVLPI from the coding sequence ATGGCTTTAGATGAAATTGACAAGAAAATCTTACGACTTTTACAGGAAAATGCGCATTATACTTTAAAAGACATTGCGAACAAGATAAACCTGTCTCTGACACCGGTTCATGATAGGGTGAAACGTCTTGAAAAAGAGGGTGTTATAGAGAAGTATGTCTCTATTTTAAATAAGAAAAAACTCGGTAATAATTTAACGGTGTATTGTCAGGTGACCCTCACGAAGCAGACTTATGATACTTCGGAAGGATTCAATCAGTCGATTTTGAATTTACCGGAAGTGGTGGAGTGTAATTATGTTTCGGGAAATTTTGATTATATGTTGAAAGTTGTCATTCCCGATATGGAGAGCTTTCATCACTTTCATCAAAAAAAATTAGCAGTTCTTCCTGAAGTTTCTCTGATCAATACTGTTTTTGTAATTTCAGAGGTAAAGAGTACGACAGTTTTGCCCATATAG
- the ald gene encoding alanine dehydrogenase has translation MIIGVPKEIKNNENRVALTPAGVSEMKKHGHTVYVQATAGLGSGFSDDEYANAGAVVLGTIEEVYAIAEMIIKVKEPIASEYPLIKKDQLLFTYFHFASSEPLTHAMLEKGAVCLAYETVEKADRSLPLLVPMSEVAGRMAIQQGAKYLEKPLKGRGILLGGVPGVPPAKVLVLGGGIVGTQAAKMAAGLGAQVTIMDLSLPRLRYLDDIMPANVNTEMSNHYNITKAIATADLIVGAVLIPGAKAPHLITRDMLKLMRPGTVVVDVAVDQGGCIETCTPTTHENPTFIIDDIVHYCVANMPGAVPYTSTLALTNATLPYAVQLANKGWETACNENEELKKGLNIANGKILYKGVAEAWNLPFNEEVLANA, from the coding sequence ATGATAATAGGTGTTCCAAAAGAAATCAAAAACAATGAGAACCGTGTAGCATTAACTCCTGCAGGAGTTTCTGAAATGAAAAAACACGGACATACTGTTTACGTACAAGCTACAGCCGGTTTAGGAAGTGGTTTCAGTGATGATGAATATGCAAATGCAGGTGCGGTAGTTTTAGGAACTATTGAAGAAGTATATGCCATTGCAGAAATGATTATTAAAGTAAAAGAGCCTATTGCTTCTGAATACCCATTAATCAAAAAAGATCAATTATTATTCACTTACTTCCACTTTGCTTCATCAGAGCCATTAACTCATGCTATGCTTGAGAAAGGTGCTGTATGTTTAGCTTACGAAACTGTTGAAAAAGCAGACCGTAGTTTACCATTATTAGTACCAATGTCCGAAGTTGCAGGTCGTATGGCTATCCAACAAGGGGCAAAATACCTTGAAAAACCATTAAAAGGAAGAGGAATTCTTTTAGGAGGTGTTCCAGGTGTTCCACCAGCAAAAGTATTGGTTTTAGGAGGAGGGATCGTAGGAACTCAAGCTGCTAAAATGGCTGCTGGTTTAGGTGCTCAGGTTACTATCATGGATTTAAGCTTACCACGTTTACGTTATTTAGATGATATCATGCCAGCTAACGTGAATACAGAAATGTCTAACCACTACAACATCACTAAAGCAATCGCTACAGCTGATTTAATTGTTGGTGCCGTTTTGATCCCGGGAGCAAAAGCACCTCACTTAATTACTCGTGACATGTTAAAATTAATGCGTCCCGGAACTGTCGTTGTTGACGTAGCGGTAGATCAAGGTGGATGTATCGAAACTTGTACTCCTACCACTCACGAAAATCCAACTTTCATCATCGATGATATTGTTCACTATTGCGTAGCAAATATGCCAGGAGCTGTTCCTTACACTTCTACTTTAGCTTTAACAAATGCTACTCTGCCTTATGCGGTACAATTAGCAAACAAAGGATGGGAGACTGCTTGTAACGAAAACGAAGAATTGAAAAAAGGGTTAAACATTGCTAATGGAAAAATCCTTTACAAAGGAGTTGCAGAAGCTTGGAATTTACCTTTCAACGAAGAAGTATTAGCAAACGCATAA
- the pafA gene encoding alkaline phosphatase PafA, producing MKKTIVLLTLFVISNLSAQQRPKLVVGIVVDQMKMEYLYRFSDDFSSNGFKRLMNNGYTFQNMHYNYMPTYTAPGHASIYTGTTPATHGIVGNEWFSRTLGKDTYCTDDASVKTVGDGTAEEGAMSPKNLLSTTITDEVRMGTNFEGKVIGMSLKDRGAILPAGHFANWAFWYSKTGSFISSTFYGEKLPEWVAEFNNEKRYMTYINKGWDLYKPLSVYNESLPDNNPYEGKLYGSAAPVFPYDLKGMYEKNDAGVLRATPYGNDLLAEFAMKAIEKEELGKDSITDFLTVSFSSTDYVGHLLGPRSMELQDTYLRLDQTIADFLNYLDKTVGKDNYLLFLTADHAGAENVIYLKDRKYNVNNYPVKDVRKSLQDFSVKTFGVDLILNYSNFNVFLNKPVLKKKGLDLVKVKQSFKEFLISQPQVKRAYTEEEILANSGKDYYLDFIAKGYDVTQNGDLIILDKPGNIEYSTTGTSHGTPYSYDTHVPAIFYGWHIKKGESYDKKAITEIAPTIAQKIKVTFPNGTEAKVLQEVLDEK from the coding sequence ATGAAAAAAACTATTGTATTGTTGACACTGTTTGTAATTTCAAATTTAAGTGCTCAGCAGCGCCCTAAGTTGGTGGTAGGTATTGTGGTAGACCAGATGAAAATGGAATATTTGTATCGGTTCTCAGATGATTTTTCGTCTAATGGATTTAAGAGATTGATGAATAATGGATATACTTTTCAGAATATGCATTATAATTATATGCCTACTTACACTGCTCCTGGTCATGCGTCTATTTATACCGGGACTACTCCGGCAACTCATGGAATTGTAGGAAATGAATGGTTTAGCAGGACACTTGGTAAAGATACCTATTGTACGGATGATGCTAGCGTGAAAACAGTTGGCGATGGTACTGCTGAAGAAGGGGCAATGTCTCCTAAAAACTTACTAAGTACTACTATTACTGATGAAGTAAGAATGGGGACTAATTTTGAAGGTAAAGTGATCGGAATGAGTTTGAAAGATCGTGGTGCGATTTTACCAGCAGGACATTTTGCGAATTGGGCTTTTTGGTACAGTAAGACAGGTTCTTTTATTTCGAGTACTTTTTATGGTGAAAAGTTGCCAGAATGGGTTGCGGAATTCAATAATGAGAAGCGTTATATGACATATATCAATAAGGGGTGGGATTTATATAAGCCACTTTCGGTTTATAATGAAAGCTTACCGGATAATAATCCGTACGAAGGGAAGTTGTACGGAAGTGCAGCACCGGTTTTTCCTTATGATTTAAAAGGTATGTATGAGAAGAATGATGCGGGGGTTTTAAGAGCTACTCCTTATGGAAATGACTTGTTGGCAGAATTTGCGATGAAGGCTATCGAAAAGGAAGAGTTAGGAAAAGATAGTATAACTGATTTTCTAACAGTAAGTTTTTCTTCTACAGATTATGTGGGGCATTTACTTGGGCCAAGATCGATGGAACTTCAGGATACTTATTTAAGATTGGATCAGACAATTGCTGACTTTTTAAATTATTTAGATAAAACGGTTGGGAAAGATAATTATTTGTTATTCTTAACAGCTGATCATGCAGGTGCTGAGAATGTAATCTATTTAAAGGATCGAAAATATAATGTAAACAATTATCCGGTTAAGGATGTTAGAAAAAGTCTACAGGATTTTTCAGTGAAAACATTTGGTGTAGATTTGATTTTAAATTATTCGAACTTTAATGTGTTTTTGAATAAGCCAGTTCTTAAGAAAAAAGGACTTGATTTGGTAAAAGTAAAGCAGAGTTTTAAGGAGTTTTTGATTTCACAGCCACAAGTTAAAAGAGCATATACAGAAGAGGAAATTTTAGCAAATTCCGGAAAGGATTATTATCTTGATTTTATAGCGAAAGGTTATGATGTAACTCAAAACGGAGATTTGATTATTCTTGATAAACCTGGAAATATTGAATATTCTACTACAGGAACATCACATGGAACTCCTTATAGCTATGATACACATGTGCCTGCTATTTTTTATGGATGGCATATTAAAAAAGGAGAGTCATACGACAAAAAGGCTATAACTGAAATTGCGCCTACAATAGCCCAAAAAATTAAAGTAACTTTTCCAAATGGAACAGAAGCAAAAGTGTTGCAGGAAGTTCTGGATGAAAAATAG
- the thrS gene encoding threonine--tRNA ligase — MIKITLPDGSIREFASGATPMEVAKSISEGFARNVISASFNGTTIETETQLTTDGSLTLYTWNDAEGKKAFWHSTSHVMAQALEELYPGIKLTLGPAIANGFYYDVDFEDQKITDADFKKIEDRVLEISRGKHEFKMRPVSKADALKMYKDNVYKTELISNLEDGTITFCDHATFTDLCRGGHIPNTGIIKAMKVMSVAGAYWRGDEKNKQLTRVYGTSFPKQKDLTEYLELLEEAKRRDHRKLGKELELFAFSQKVGQGLPLWLPKGAALRDRLEQFLKRAQKKAGYEQVVTPHIGQKELYVTSGHYAKYGADSFQPIHTPAEGEEFLLKPMNCPHHCEIYNVRPWSYKDLPKRYAEFGTVYRYEQSGELHGLTRVRGFTQDDAHIFCTPEQLDEEFKKVIDLVLYVFGSLGFENFTAQISLRDQENREKYIGSDENWEKAENAIINAAADKGLNTVVEYGEAAFYGPKLDFMVKDALGRQWQLGTIQVDYNLPERFELTYKGADNELHRPVMIHRAPFGSMERFIAILLEHTAGNFPLWLMPEQAIILSLSEKYEIYAKKVLDLLENHEIRALIDNRNETIGKKIRDAEMQKTPFMLIVGEEEEKNGTVSIRRHGQEGKGNITVTIDEFVAIVNEEIKKTLKVFTV; from the coding sequence ATGATTAAGATTACTTTACCCGACGGGTCAATTAGAGAGTTCGCTTCAGGCGCAACTCCGATGGAGGTTGCGAAAAGCATTAGTGAAGGATTTGCAAGAAACGTGATTTCTGCATCTTTTAATGGTACAACAATTGAAACCGAAACCCAATTGACGACCGACGGTAGTCTTACTTTATATACATGGAATGATGCGGAAGGAAAAAAGGCTTTTTGGCATTCTACTTCACACGTAATGGCACAAGCCCTTGAAGAATTGTACCCTGGAATCAAACTAACTCTGGGACCTGCAATTGCAAATGGTTTTTATTACGATGTTGATTTTGAAGATCAAAAAATTACTGACGCTGATTTCAAAAAGATTGAAGATCGTGTTCTTGAAATCTCAAGAGGAAAACACGAATTCAAAATGCGTCCGGTTAGCAAAGCTGATGCTTTAAAAATGTACAAAGACAACGTTTACAAAACTGAATTGATTTCAAATCTTGAAGACGGTACTATTACATTTTGCGATCATGCTACTTTTACCGACCTATGCCGTGGTGGACATATTCCGAATACAGGAATTATCAAAGCCATGAAAGTTATGAGTGTAGCCGGGGCCTACTGGAGAGGTGACGAAAAAAACAAGCAGTTGACCCGAGTTTACGGAACTTCTTTCCCTAAGCAAAAAGATTTAACTGAATATCTTGAACTTCTTGAAGAAGCTAAACGTCGCGATCACCGTAAACTTGGTAAAGAACTTGAATTGTTTGCTTTTTCTCAGAAAGTGGGACAAGGTTTACCTTTATGGCTACCTAAGGGAGCTGCCCTTAGAGATCGATTAGAGCAATTTTTAAAGAGAGCTCAAAAGAAAGCCGGATACGAACAAGTTGTTACTCCACATATTGGACAAAAAGAACTTTATGTTACTTCAGGACACTATGCAAAATATGGAGCTGATAGTTTTCAGCCTATACACACTCCTGCCGAAGGTGAAGAATTTTTATTAAAACCAATGAACTGTCCCCACCACTGTGAAATCTACAATGTAAGACCTTGGTCCTACAAAGATTTACCAAAACGTTATGCAGAATTTGGTACAGTTTACAGATACGAGCAATCTGGTGAGTTACACGGACTAACTCGTGTGAGAGGATTTACTCAGGATGACGCACATATCTTCTGTACTCCGGAACAGTTGGATGAAGAATTCAAAAAGGTAATCGATTTAGTACTATATGTATTTGGTTCTTTAGGTTTTGAAAACTTTACAGCTCAGATCTCATTGAGAGACCAGGAGAATAGAGAGAAATACATTGGTTCTGATGAAAACTGGGAAAAAGCTGAAAACGCAATTATCAATGCAGCAGCCGACAAAGGACTAAATACGGTTGTAGAATATGGCGAGGCTGCTTTTTACGGTCCGAAACTTGACTTTATGGTTAAAGACGCTTTAGGCAGACAGTGGCAATTAGGAACTATTCAGGTAGATTACAACCTTCCGGAACGTTTTGAATTGACTTACAAAGGTGCCGATAACGAATTACACCGTCCGGTTATGATTCACAGAGCTCCTTTTGGATCAATGGAACGTTTCATTGCAATTTTACTGGAACATACCGCAGGAAATTTCCCACTATGGCTAATGCCTGAGCAAGCTATAATCTTGTCTTTGAGCGAGAAATACGAAATATATGCTAAAAAAGTTTTAGATTTGCTAGAAAATCACGAAATTCGCGCCCTAATTGACAACCGAAACGAGACTATCGGTAAGAAAATTAGAGATGCTGAGATGCAAAAAACTCCATTTATGCTAATTGTTGGTGAGGAAGAGGAGAAAAACGGAACGGTTTCTATCCGTCGTCATGGGCAAGAAGGAAAAGGTAATATTACAGTTACAATCGATGAATTTGTCGCTATTGTAAACGAAGAGATAAAAAAGACATTAAAAGTTTTTACAGTTTAA
- the infC gene encoding translation initiation factor IF-3, protein MRSNRGYQPRVEKKDAHRINNNIRGVQEVRLVGENIEPGVFKLAEALRLADQFELDLVEISPNAEPPVCKIMDYKKFVYEQKKRDKVLKAKSTQVVVKEIRFGPQTDEHDYEFKRKNAEKFLKEGAKLKAFVFFKGRSIIYKDQGQILLLRLATDLEEHGKVEAMPVLEGKRMIMFIAPKKKK, encoded by the coding sequence ATAAGAAGCAACAGAGGTTACCAACCTCGAGTAGAAAAAAAGGATGCCCACAGAATAAACAATAATATTCGTGGCGTACAAGAAGTAAGATTAGTAGGCGAAAACATCGAACCAGGTGTATTTAAGCTTGCTGAAGCTTTACGATTAGCAGATCAATTTGAACTTGATTTAGTTGAGATCTCGCCAAACGCTGAGCCACCGGTTTGTAAAATCATGGATTACAAGAAATTCGTGTACGAACAAAAGAAACGTGATAAGGTGTTAAAAGCTAAGTCTACGCAGGTTGTCGTAAAAGAAATTCGATTTGGACCTCAAACGGATGAGCATGATTACGAATTTAAAAGAAAAAATGCGGAGAAGTTCCTGAAAGAAGGCGCTAAACTGAAAGCATTTGTATTCTTTAAAGGACGTTCTATCATCTATAAAGACCAAGGTCAGATCTTACTTTTACGTTTGGCAACAGACCTTGAAGAGCACGGTAAAGTTGAAGCGATGCCCGTTTTAGAAGGAAAGAGAATGATTATGTTCATTGCTCCGAAGAAGAAAAAATAA
- the rpmI gene encoding 50S ribosomal protein L35: MPKMKTKSSAKKRFKVTGSGKIKRKHAFKSHILTKKSKKRKLALTHSALVHSTDMKSIKQQLRII, from the coding sequence ATGCCTAAAATGAAAACAAAATCTAGCGCCAAGAAACGTTTCAAAGTTACTGGTTCTGGAAAGATTAAAAGAAAGCATGCTTTTAAAAGTCACATCTTGACTAAAAAATCTAAAAAACGTAAATTAGCTTTGACACACTCAGCGCTAGTTCACTCTACAGATATGAAAAGCATCAAACAACAATTAAGAATTATCTAA
- the rplT gene encoding 50S ribosomal protein L20 translates to MPRSVNSVAKRARRKKIMKQAKGFFGRRKNVWTVAKNAVEKAMCYAYRDRKQNKRNFRALWIQRINAGARLEGMSYSQFMGKVKANGIELNRKVLADLAMNHPEAFKAILNKVK, encoded by the coding sequence ATGCCAAGATCGGTAAATTCAGTTGCTAAAAGAGCAAGAAGAAAAAAAATAATGAAGCAAGCCAAAGGTTTCTTTGGTAGACGTAAAAACGTTTGGACAGTTGCTAAGAATGCAGTAGAGAAAGCAATGTGCTACGCTTACCGCGATAGAAAACAAAACAAAAGAAATTTCCGTGCTCTATGGATTCAACGTATTAACGCTGGAGCTAGATTAGAAGGAATGTCTTATTCTCAATTCATGGGGAAAGTAAAAGCTAACGGAATCGAATTGAACCGTAAAGTTCTTGCAGATTTAGCGATGAACCACCCTGAAGCTTTCAAAGCAATACTTAATAAAGTAAAATAA
- a CDS encoding Crp/Fnr family transcriptional regulator: MYTALFTHIAKFVTLEASEIDLLEAVLSLAIIKKKDHVLREGQVCNTLYFIVKGCMRQYIINSKGTEQTLQFGIESWWITDYLSYHNHVPSHFYIQAVENSEVIALEQSVLESVLIQVPKLERYFRIVSQKSFGAAQMRIKFLFTMSAEERYHHFNNLNPEFVQRVPQYMLASYLDFSAEFMSKIRAGKV, translated from the coding sequence ATGTATACCGCTCTTTTTACTCATATCGCAAAGTTTGTAACTCTGGAAGCTTCTGAGATTGATCTCTTAGAAGCGGTTTTAAGTTTAGCAATCATTAAAAAGAAAGACCATGTACTTCGGGAAGGTCAGGTTTGCAACACTCTATATTTTATCGTTAAAGGATGCATGCGTCAATATATCATTAATTCGAAAGGAACTGAACAAACACTACAATTTGGAATAGAAAGCTGGTGGATTACAGATTACTTAAGCTACCACAACCACGTTCCTTCTCATTTTTATATTCAGGCGGTAGAGAATTCTGAGGTTATTGCCTTAGAGCAGTCTGTATTGGAGTCTGTACTAATTCAAGTTCCAAAATTGGAGCGCTACTTTCGCATTGTTTCCCAGAAGTCATTTGGAGCTGCACAAATGCGAATTAAGTTTCTGTTCACCATGTCCGCAGAAGAAAGGTATCATCACTTTAATAATCTGAATCCTGAGTTCGTTCAGCGCGTTCCGCAATACATGCTTGCCTCCTACCTTGATTTCTCAGCTGAATTTATGAGCAAAATCAGAGCCGGTAAAGTTTAA
- a CDS encoding carboxymuconolactone decarboxylase family protein yields MKPRIVIPTVAPQAYQALLNLEKYISTTSLTPVHKELIKIRASQINGCAHCINMHTTDARKQGISEQYIYLLSAWRDTDIYTEEEKAILALTEEVTLISHHVSDETYQNAASLFNDQYLAEIILTIITINSWNRIAITTGLRVS; encoded by the coding sequence ATGAAACCAAGAATCGTTATCCCAACAGTTGCACCGCAGGCTTACCAAGCATTACTTAACTTAGAAAAATACATCTCTACTACTTCACTTACACCAGTACACAAAGAATTAATTAAAATTCGTGCTTCCCAAATAAACGGCTGCGCGCATTGTATTAATATGCACACAACCGATGCCCGAAAACAAGGCATATCTGAACAGTACATTTATTTACTAAGCGCCTGGCGTGATACGGATATTTATACTGAGGAGGAAAAAGCTATTTTAGCTCTGACGGAAGAAGTAACACTAATTAGTCATCACGTTTCTGATGAAACCTATCAAAATGCTGCAAGTCTATTCAACGATCAATACCTTGCCGAAATTATCCTTACTATTATTACCATTAACTCCTGGAATAGAATTGCGATCACAACAGGATTAAGAGTTTCATAA
- a CDS encoding tetratricopeptide repeat-containing sensor histidine kinase translates to MIPYRMRIFLFIIFTFFSLQSCQKKTSNTPKPKNTKPEIEEAILTADRFYSQKEFDSAFFYYNKLRSICNPVTDSENYITSLNRMAEIQQDHADYTGSENTIKEVLPYLKYAKKQSQIWSTYVILSINYLNTYDYKNAILYNQKALRLQTEEWRKLAARNNIAVILMEEGKYNEALQIFLSLTTKKEVLNNDEFQNKALDNIGFCYFKTHNPNEALLYFNKSLEIRQRKNRPFDLGKSYLHFAKFYEKSNSALAKEYMLLSYEKFTAANSVEDRMSSLELLIKNTSDQELRKYATKYVNIVDSIFEVRQKVKNQFARIKYDSKREREENLKLKSQKIENELQIERQENRNIISYIIILVALSLVVILYFYLTSRANRQKIEATYQSETRISKKLHDELANDVYHTMAFIENKNLSIAKNRENLLKNLRDIYSLTSDISKENCPLVANKNYAASLNEMISEFNNSETNILTKGLDTILWSEIKKNKKVAVYRTIQELLVNMKKHSSATSVLITFKKTNKNILIIYVDNGKGIDANQVLTKNGLNNIENRIFAINGSIDIDSFPDKGFKVFIKFPIIR, encoded by the coding sequence ATGATACCTTACAGAATGCGCATTTTCCTATTTATTATCTTTACTTTTTTTTCCCTGCAATCCTGTCAGAAAAAAACCTCAAATACTCCCAAACCCAAAAACACAAAACCCGAAATTGAAGAAGCAATACTAACTGCAGATCGCTTTTACAGCCAAAAAGAATTTGACAGCGCCTTTTTTTATTACAACAAACTACGATCGATTTGCAATCCGGTAACAGATTCGGAAAACTACATTACTTCTCTGAACCGAATGGCAGAGATACAGCAAGATCACGCTGATTATACAGGCAGCGAAAATACCATTAAAGAAGTACTGCCTTATCTTAAGTATGCAAAAAAACAATCGCAAATATGGAGCACTTATGTTATTTTAAGCATCAACTACTTAAATACGTACGATTACAAGAACGCCATATTATACAACCAAAAAGCCTTACGGTTACAAACAGAAGAGTGGCGAAAACTAGCAGCAAGAAATAACATCGCTGTTATCTTAATGGAAGAAGGGAAATACAATGAAGCTCTCCAGATCTTTTTGTCGTTGACAACAAAGAAAGAAGTTCTTAACAACGATGAGTTTCAAAACAAAGCACTGGACAATATTGGATTCTGCTACTTTAAAACACACAATCCGAACGAAGCTCTTTTATATTTTAACAAAAGTCTTGAAATAAGGCAAAGAAAAAACCGTCCTTTTGATTTAGGTAAAAGCTATCTTCATTTTGCAAAATTCTACGAGAAAAGCAATTCTGCTTTAGCAAAAGAATACATGTTGTTAAGCTATGAAAAATTCACTGCTGCCAATAGTGTCGAAGACAGAATGTCCTCACTGGAGCTGCTGATTAAAAATACTTCTGATCAGGAATTAAGAAAATATGCTACAAAGTATGTAAATATAGTAGATAGTATATTTGAAGTAAGACAGAAAGTAAAAAATCAATTTGCAAGAATCAAGTACGATTCTAAAAGAGAGCGAGAAGAGAACTTAAAGCTAAAGTCTCAAAAAATCGAAAATGAATTACAAATAGAAAGACAGGAGAATAGAAATATTATATCCTACATCATAATTCTTGTGGCATTAAGTCTAGTTGTAATCCTGTATTTTTATCTCACATCTCGTGCAAATCGACAAAAGATCGAAGCAACTTATCAAAGTGAGACCCGTATTTCAAAGAAACTCCACGATGAACTGGCAAACGATGTTTATCACACTATGGCATTTATCGAAAACAAAAATCTCTCTATAGCGAAAAACAGAGAAAATTTATTAAAAAACCTAAGAGACATCTACTCGCTAACAAGTGATATTTCAAAGGAAAACTGCCCACTTGTTGCTAATAAAAATTATGCTGCTTCTTTAAATGAAATGATCTCAGAATTTAATAATTCCGAAACAAATATTCTAACTAAAGGTTTAGATACAATTTTATGGAGTGAAATTAAAAAAAATAAAAAAGTAGCTGTCTACAGAACTATTCAGGAATTATTGGTCAATATGAAGAAACATAGCTCCGCAACCTCAGTCCTTATAACTTTCAAAAAAACAAACAAAAACATACTAATTATCTACGTCGATAACGGTAAAGGTATTGATGCAAATCAAGTACTTACTAAAAATGGTTTAAACAATATCGAAAATAGAATTTTTGCTATAAACGGCTCTATTGATATCGATTCTTTTCCTGACAAGGGATTCAAAGTTTTTATTAAATTCCCTATAATACGATGA